Genomic segment of Mucilaginibacter sabulilitoris:
CCGCCCTCAGCACCCGGAAACGCGAGTATTTTAGCCTGCGGCAAATCGGTTGGCCTTGCAGCCCACGGCACGTATACTTTTCCTTTTCGCTGATCGGCCTTAATGATTGGTAATGCTACCTGCCATGCTGAATCTGAGCGGCGTGTTGCCTCTTTCATCAATGCTTCACTCTCTTGTTTAACCTTCGCCGGTATATCGGGATATTGCGCAAAAGCCGGCTCAGTAAAACCCAACGCTGCTGCTATTAAAAATAGGCCTGTGTGTTTTTTCATATTTAAATTCAAATTATTAGACTTTTAAAAGAGCAGAAAACAGTTCGTCCTCTGCTCTTTAATATTATTGCTGCGGATCGAAAGAACCTCCCCAACCCTTATTTTGAAGTATATTGGGGTCGCTGCTTATTGTAGCTGTAGGTATACCAAAGAAATCAACAGATGTTTGTACATTCAATGTGTATTTATTATCGAGCGTTACCGGGGTTATCGTAAAATAAGCATAGGCTGCGTCCGCAGTCAGCTGATCACGACCCGGATATGGAGGAAACAGGCTGGCAGGAGCACCTGCATTCAATGTGATCCTGATTCCAGATCTTCTTGTTCCATTAAGCGTGCTTTGCAGCATATTTCTTCTTCTCAGGTCCCAGAATCTTTTACCTTCGTAAGCCAGTTCAATTTTTCGCTCAAGCATAATAGCGTTGATCATTTGATCATGATTCATAGTAGGAGCTAAACCATAAAGGCCATCGCCTCCAGCCTCAACTCCGGCACGCTGACGTAAAGAGATTAATGCACTATATGCTTCCTGGCCCTGATTTAGATTACCAATTTCTGCCGCGCATTCACCTAAATTCAGCAACACTTCTGCATAACGTATCTCAATCCAATCATTTCCTGAATACATAACATTAGCGGCTGCCAGCGTTGGATCAATAGCCTTGCGCAAATAGAAACCGGTTGTTGTAGCTGACCCGGTAATTGGCTCAGTTGTTACAATTTTGTTTGATGATGGGTCGGTGTAATAGTAAGTCCATAACCTGAACGCATTATTGCTGTTTATTGGCCAGTTACAGCCATTAAACCCTATAGTTTTATCAAACCGCGGGTCACGGTTTTTGTAAAATGATTGCAATGTGTACGGATATTTAGTTGACGCATTAGGCGCCAAACCATCAAGCATTGGGTATGATTGTACCATTTCCCATATTGGTTGGTTTGATACAGATGGATTACCAGTACCTGTATAAGCCGGTCTTGTAGAAAGATCGTAACCATTATTATCCTTTTGCTGATCGCCGGTAGCTGAATTATACCCTGTAACCATTATGGCTTCGGTATTTGAATAGCCTTCAACAAACCATAGGCCTGCATAATCGGGCATTAATTTATTACCCGCTGCATCACAAATATTTTTTGCTTGCAGGTTAGCATCATAAGCCTGTTGCCACCTGGCACGATCATTTGTTGGATTGAACTCCGGGCTTGCCCAGGTTAGCAGAACCCGACCTTTAAAAGCTGCTGCAGCCTGAGAAGTAATTCTGCCGTAATCATTCTTAGAATCAGGCCATCTTTGTGGTAAACTTTTAATGGCAGAATCTAAATCGGCAACAATTTGTTTAATACAATCCGACGTTTTGCTTCTGGGTAACAAGGCCGCTTGTTTATTTGCATCACCCACCGCATCTAATGGAGTTAATACCAAAGGAACTCCCCCATATAATCTAACCAAATCAAAATAACGATAAGCTCTCCAAAATAGAACCTGTGCAGCAAATCTCTTTTTTGTATCTGGAGTCAGTTTACCGGCTGCCAGATCGCGTAAAAAGGTATTGATTATCCTGATTTTATTATATGGGCCCGATGTGTTACTACTGCCGATGTCATTAACATCATTGTTAGTGAGGGTGCCTTGCATAAATTTATTATCATTATAAGCTTCATCACAAATACCATTTAAGGTACTTGATACAGAGCCTCCGGTATTACCATACCAGTTAGGTAAATTCTGACCATATATAAAGTCGACATTTTGTTTTACCAAAACTGAGTCGCCAAATATCAAATCGGGAGAAGCGCTTGTAAGATCTTGTTTGTTTAATACTTTCTTACAGCTTGTTGATAGCAATGTATAAACACACCCTGCTAAAATTATAATATATAATTTTTTCATCTTAATAGTCTTTTAAAATCCAACATTTAAACCAAACGAATATGTTTTAATAGTAGGATAAGTGTCAAACGTACTTCCATTATCTCTGTAATCGCTATATGGATTATAGAAGTTAAACGGATTAGTTGCCACCGCATACACCCTCAAACTTGCAACACCTAACGCATCGGCAAATTTTTTAGGTAAATTATAACTCAAATTCATATTTGTTACCTTAAAGGTTGTTGAGCTTCTGTACCATAAAGCCGACGGCTGGTCATATTGCTTAGAAAAATAAGGGGCTGGATATTTTGCGTCCTGATTAGTTGGCGTCCAATGGTCTGCCCAAAAAGCTGGCGCATTTTCAAGTGCGCTTGCGGTTTCTTTTGCATCTCCTTCAACCTGTCCGTATCCGCCATATGATATACCCATGGTAACTCCCAGTGTTATTGATTTATATGAACCTCCGAAGTTTAATCCCACATTATAGTGGTTGCTTGATTTTTTGGCAATATAATCTAAGTCTTCAGTATTAATTTTACCATCAGGGGCGGTATATTGGTTGTTTGCATCTTTTGGCCCTCTTACATCCTGATAATACGGCATACCTGGTTGCGGAGCCTCTCCGAATAAAGTATAGCCCGGATGCGTTGTAAGCCAGCTATCAACTTGTGCCTGATTTTTGAAAATTCCAAGATAACGGTAACCTAAAAATCCAGGATCGTCTGACTTGCCAGCGACATCAAGATATGTACCGATATCGCCCGGCTTCTGATCAATTAATACATTTCTTGCATCTGACCAGGCGAAGTAAGGATTGAAGTTATATGTAAAATCTTTTCCTATATGATCTTTCCATCCTACAGATATTTCATAACCAAAGCTGTTTATGGACAGCTTATTTTCAGCCGGAAGAGCTGCTCCAATTAAAAATGGAACAGATGCAGATAGCTTAGTCAACATGTTATAACGATGGTCATGATAATAATCAGCGCTTACTGACAAGCGGTTTGAAAAGAATTCTGCATCAAAACCTACATCTACCTTCAGGTTACTATCCCATGTTACATCAGGATTTGCCAGCAGAATGTTTGGTTCAACCGTTGTACCTCTGTCCAAAGTAGTATTCGAGCTGCCTCCGCCGTTGCCAAAAACAGCCGCATGCCCGGTGGCAAATTTATAACTGTTTACAAATTGCCATGGTGAAGTATTATCGTTTCCTAATAAACCTACTGAGCCTCTGATTTTGAAGAAATTAATAAATTTCAAATTGTCTTTAAAGAAATTTTCATCAGACATTACCCAACCGGCAGATCCCGAAGGGAAATAACCCCATTGGTGGCCTGGTGCAAAATTCGTATTAGCATCAGCTCTGAAAGCTAATTGTAAAATATACTTACTATCGTAATTATAATCTAAGCGAGTAGCATAAGCTTTTCTGCCATACTCTTTTACCAGGCTGGCCTGATTTGATGATTGCGTACCATAGGTAAAGTTCTGATTGTCCTTACCGCCAACAAAAGTACCGTCAGCTTCGGCAGCCACACCTTCCATGTAATTTTCTGATTGCTCATAAAGTGCAAGGAAAGAAATATCGTGTTTACCAAATTTACGCTGATAATTGATGATGTCGTTTAACTGGTAAGTGTTAGTATAGTTCGGGTTTAACCTTACACGGTCGCCGTTCTTAATTGGAGGAGGGGTGCCTACTATTGTACCACCTGGTATATGCCCGTTAGTACCCGTGCCCGAATATTGGTAGAACTGATGGGTTGAACCATACTGTTTACCAAAGAAATTATTTATATTTCTGTTATAAGTTATAGTAGCGCTTAAGCCCGGTACAAAAGGCACATCATATCGTCCGTTAGCAGCTACGTTAAGTATATAATTATTTTGCTGTGTGTAATCACCTGATTTTTGAATTTCAAAAAAATTGATATTATCTTTTGATGCATTACCGCTTGGGGTAAGCAATACAGGATTACCATCAATATAATATTTTGTCCACTGCGGAGTCTTTGCAAGTGTACCAACGTCATCATCTAAACTCTCCCCGCTGGTTTTAAACCAAAAGCTTTTTGACTGGTAAATATCACCACTAACTGATAAGCCAACTTTAAGCCCTTTAGCAACTTTTGCATCAGCGCTTGCACGATAAGTCCATTTGTCGGTGTTAACTCCATCAAAATTTGAACCCTGTTTTACATAGCTGCCCCCGGCAAAAAAGGTAGCCTTGTCTGTACCACCGCTTACGTTTAACGCATGGCGCTCAACCGTCGCTGTTTTCCATGCCACAGGTAGCCAATAAGTTTCGTTGGCCGGATTTGCAAAGTAACTAAGCTCATCCGGAGTATAATATCCGGCAACCTTCGCGTTAGTTACTGTATTAAAGCCAAGTTCATTCAGATTATAGTTATTTTGTGTTTGGTAGTAATCATTAAGATAGGTAGCTTGCTGCAAGCCAGTCATCATTTTAGGCAGCATGGCAGCGTCAGACAAACCGTATGAACCTGCATACTCTACTTTAGCATTTCCAGCTTTACCACGTTTGGTTTTAACTATAATTACACCATTTGCACCCTGTACACCGTAAATTGCTGCGGCTCCATCTTTTAGTATAGAAATACTCTCAACCTCACTTTGGTCAAGCAGGTTAAAATCTGCCGGAGTTCTGAAAGCATCGTCAATAATATAAAGCGGAGCTGTTGTGACTGAGTTAAGGTTCCCAAATTTAGGATTTCGGATAGTTATAGCTCCCGCCGCGCCTGGCCGGGTATCGCCCCCACTAACAGATACATTTGGCAACTGGCCTTTTAAAGCCTCTGACAGGTTAGTTGTAGGGATATCCTGAATAGCTTTAGTGTTGATTGTTGCAACGGCACCGGTTAAGTGAACCTTTTTTTGTGTACCATAACCTACTACTACTACTTCGTCCAGACTGTTAGAAATAGGTACCAATTTAAAATCGGCGTTCATTTCACCTATTCTCAAAGTCTTTTCCTGGTATGCATAACCAATGTATCTTACACCAACCACTATGCTTTGTAAGTTGGTAGCCGTAAGTGAAAAGTGCCCGCTGGTATCGGTAGTAGTACCAACGTTACTGCCTTTAACCTGAACAGCAACGCCTATAAGTGGTTCATTTTTGTCGTTGCTCCTAACCGTTCCAGTTATGGTTCGGTTTTGCGCCATTAGTGTACTACCTGTTAGAAGCAATACGGCAAACAAGAGGAAAATTTTTCTCATAAAAAATTAATTTGGGTTTCATATAATTGGGTTAATTAGTTGGTTATAATCTAAAATGCGCTGTAATTAATACTTCTCAATTATTAATTACAGCATTTGGATTGCATAAAACTGTCAGTTTTTAGCGTTCCTTTCTTTTATACGTTTTTGCCATTCTTCGCCCTCCTTTTTCATATCGTAGCCTTGTGCTGATAAATAATTATTTATGCGGCCTTTAAATTTGCCAAACCAGGCATGTTTTTTTTCTGACGACTCTGCATCTATCGCATTTTCACGGGCCTCTATTAACCATCCTTTGATCTTTCCTTTTTGCTCCTCCGTAAGATTTGGTAATTCATCCTGATATGCAGTATAAGTAATGGGATATACTCTATAAGTCATACCATCCTTTACTTTGTCTATTTGTTCGGCATTTAATTGTGTGCTTAATTTTGAGAGGTAGGCAGAGTGCAAAACCTTCAACTGTTTGTTTACATTACTGTCTATATCAGCCATTTTCGCATTCGCAGCTGTTTTGTCATCGCCTGCCTGTTCTTTTATTTGCTTGCGTTTTGCATTTCGCTCCTCATATATATTGTTTAAATCGCGGTATTGATCTACAATAATATCAAGTACCTTTTTAAACTTTACCGAGTCGGTAATACCTAATGCATCTACTATTTTACCTGAACGTAGCGTAATTACTTGTGTATAACTGTCCTGACTGTTGGCTGCCGGCGACGTTTGCGCACAGGCTAACATAACTCCCGAAAAAGTTATCATCAACGTTATTATATATTTTCTCATTCTCATCATTACTAATTAAAATCTATTTTAAATACATTTCTCTCCCGCCGAAATTAAAGGAGATACCGATAAAGCCTATAAATTAAACTTGCATCATCCTTCTCATTCTGCTATAATTTAATTGTGTTTATCACAATTAATTAAATACACATATTTTATCAATTATCTAAATAAAACTAAAATGTACGTTAATTACGTTGGTTTATGTTCTTGGGGTAAAGCACTCCGTAAAACAGGATGCTTTAACAAATATCAAATATTAGCCATTGCTATTTCTACCTGTATTTATCAATTTATTGTACGATCCTATCATAACGCCATTTTTTGCCCGTATCTTAACAACGTCAAAAGAATGTTACTTTTTTATAAACGGTGTTTACTTAAAAATTCATAATTTTAAAAATTATAAACCAATCAATACACAGAATACAATCTGTTTTTTATAACCCAGTTAGTGATTTTTTAAAAATGAAGCCCCATTTTCTTAAGGTTGCTGTAAAACCGCAAAACTCATTTAGTATCAGGCATGACATTTTACCCACCTTCAGGGGTATATGGCATTACCATCCGGAATTGGAACTTCACTATGTAATTAAGGGAGAAGGGGTGCGGTTTATTGGTGATAATATCAGCAATTTTTCGCCGGGCGAAATCACATTGCTTGGAGAAACACTTCCACATTGCTGGCGCTGTAAGGATGAGTATTTTCAACCTGATTCTGGTTTGAATGTAGAAGTGATCGTTATTCACTTTTTACCAGACTGCCTGGGCAAGTACCTGCTTAATTTACCCGAAGCTTATTTGTTGCCCAAACTATTTGAAAAGGCTAAAAGCGGAATGGTAATTGGTGGCACTGCAAAAACAGAATTAGCCAAACTAATGCGAAAAGCGGTAAATGCTACCAATCTCGAACGCATCATCGTGTTGCTGTCCATACTTAAAATATTGGCCGAAAATGAAGACTTTGATCCTATCATATTATCACCTAACGAATTCCATCAATCTAACGAGTCTGATACTATTCGCCTTAATAAAGTTTGCTCCTATACATTAGCTAATTACAAAACCGAAATTAGTTTAGAGAAAATAGCTGCCATAGGAAACCTTAGTGTAACTTCTTTTTGCCGATATTTTAAACTGATGACCAAAAAAACCTATTTTGATTTTTTAACCGAGATCAGGATAAGTCACGCCTGTAGGTTTTTAATTGAAGATAAACTACCTACCGAAGTATTATGCTTTGAATGCGGATACAACAATATTTCGAACTTTTACCGTCATTTTAAAAGGGTTACCAAAATGACCCCACTGGAATACAAAAGAAAATACCTGAAAGGACAGCCAACTAACTGACCTTTAGTAATTTTTTATACCAACACTGTTTTGCAAATGTGTGTAGTCGCTAAATAAATGCTCAATCTGGCTGCGAACAGAAGATGTAAAATTGCCTACTTCGCGCCTGGTAGTGGTTGATATTTTCAATCCGCGTTTTGTTAAACAATATTTCGCCACTACCGGGTATACATTATGCATAACATCCATATTATCAATCAGAAACTGCTGCACCATATCCACTTCCTGTTGCAAAACCGGGTTAGCATAATTATTGCATAACCAAACAATCATTTCAGGAAAAAAATTGCCCTGGATACAAGAAAGCCCCGCAGAACCAGCTTTCAGCGATTCAACCGCATGCGCCATATAAGCGTCATATAAGCCAAACGCCGGATTAATTTTCTCGGCTTCCAGCTTTTGTATTACTTGATTGATATCCAGGCAAGTATCTTTATGATAAATAACCCTGCCCGTTGCCACAAAAGCGTTTAATTGTGATGGGGATAATAATCTTTTGTATGGAACAGGACATTCGTAAAACCCTAATGGAATGGATGAAGTTTGGTCAATCAGTTCAAAAACACGGTCATTAAATAGTTCATCCGATTCGTTTTGATCGGCCAGTAAGCTGGTAATGGCTATTACAGCGGCAGTACCGGCATCGTGTATCCTTTTTACAAAATCTGCTTGTTTGCTAATTTCCCCGCCAAATGTACCGGTGGCCACTACTGGCACTGCCCCATTGGCAACTTTTATAACGTGCTTAATTACCTGCAGGCGTTCCTCACCGGTAAGTTCAAACATTTCACTGGATAAGCAGTTGGCAAACAAGCCCGATGCGCCGGCCTGCAAATACATTTCGGTTAATCGCGTAAGCGCATCATAATCAACATCACCATTACTTTTGAAAGGAGTAAGCATTACGGGTATAAAACCTTTATTTTTTTGTTCCATTTTAGTGTTTTTTTGATGTGTTTTTGTCGATTTTAACAAATTTTCACATCGAAAGCTGCCTTGTTTTGGTTAATAGTATTCCCGTAAGGAAAATAGTGAGCGTACCCGCCACAATAATCATATTGGTATTTAAAGTACTGCGGAGTGACGCGTATTCATCAGGAATAATTGTTGGGAATGTGAGCCACAAAATAACCACTAACCCTATCAGTGTAGCGATGATGGCCTCATGGTTGCGGGTTTGCCTGCTAATGATACCCAGCAAAAACAACCCAAGCATACCCGCGGCAAATATGCCCGAAAGCTGCCACCATAAATCGAGTATACTTTTTACACCTATCATGGCTATCCCCGCTCCCATGCCCGCTAATCCGAATATTACAGTGCCAATGTGCAGTAAATTAAGTGTTTGCTTTTCGTTAAGCTGAGGTTTAAAGTATCGCTTGTAGATATCTACTGTAAAAACCGTTGCTGATGAATTCATACCTGAGCTAATAGTGCTCATGGCTGCTGATAATATGGCCGCTACGATAATACCAACCAATCCCGCAGGTATTTTAGTTACCATAAAATGCGGCATTATTTTATCTCCATAATCGGCTGGTGTTAGTTTGGTCATTAAACCGCTAATCTGCTCGGGTGTAGCTGTTAAAGGCAGGCGCTCTATAGCCGCCTGATGTTTTATGCTTAAAATAAGATCGGGGTGCTGACTGTAATAGGCATATAAACAGGAGCCTATCACAAAAAACAGAAACGATGCAGGCACATATATCCACACACACAACCATACCGATTTTGCAGCCTCTTTGGTTGATTTAGCAGCATGATAACGTTGTATATAGTTCTGATCCATCCCAAAGTTATTGAGATTGATAAAGAACCCGTAAAACAACACCACCCAAAAAGTTGGCCCGGTAAAATTAAGGGAGAAATCGCCCAAACTAAATTTATGATCGGCCTTGCCAATATCCATGATCTTTGTAAAGCCGCCAGGTATGTTGGTAACTACCAGATAGATAATTAATATAGCGCCCAATGTTTTAATAATTCCCTGTACTACCTCTGTCCATATTACTGCTTTTATTCCACCCGATACAGTGTACAGGATAATGGCAATTCCCATGATCAGCATGATCATTTTCATAGATATGCCGGTAAGCGCCTGAAGACTCAATGCAATACCAAAAAATACCGATCCCATACGGGCCAACTGTGTTAATAAAAAGCAAACAACTGCATAAGTACGTGCCCACGGGCCAAAGCGTTTTTCAAAATGAGTATAGGCTGATATCTCCCCGGTACCACGATAAAATGGTACAAAATATTTTACCGCTACCCATGCTGCCAACGGCATCGACAGGCTAAAGACAAAAGCATTCCAGTTACCACCGTATGCCTTGCCCGGCACGCCCAAAAAAGTGTTACTGCTTAAAAATGTGGCATATATAGAAAGCCCGATAGCCCAACCCGGTATTAAACCTGATGCCATGGTAAACTGTTCGGCATTCTTATTTTTACGCGAAAAATAAAAGCCAACCAATACCATCCCGATCAGGTAAATACCTATAATGGTAAAATCGAGCACAGGCAACACTTTCATGCTTTAAATTGGATTTTCATTAAGATTTATATATAGTGGTTTACTATTGTATAGGCAAATGTAGTATTGTACTACTGCCCTTTCATATAATATTTTTTCAGGGTATTGTATGATATTATCATTTGGCTTTACAACTGCTAACGGCTTGCAACACTAATTTGAGCCGGTTGCAATCCATCGGCCGCTGCACTGATTGTTATAGATCCAGCCCTTATTTTTGACTGTATAACAGCGAGCCCTAAACCATTGAATACACGGTGCTCGTTACCCGCAAAAGGGTCAAGATCTGTTTGCGATCCATTATCAACGGCTTTTAATATACCGCTACCTCTTACCTTAAATTTAATAAGCTGATTGGCATTGGGCACCAGATTGCCGTTTTTATCCAGAACTGATACGGTGATAAAAGATAGATCTTTGCCATCGGCTTTTAGGTTTATTCTGTCGGCTTTAAGCTGTATGCGGTAAGGCTCGCCGGCTGTGGCAACCTGTGTTGTTAAAACAATCTTACCATTTTTGCGCGAAACTGCTTTTAATATGCCTGG
This window contains:
- a CDS encoding sodium:solute symporter, translated to MKVLPVLDFTIIGIYLIGMVLVGFYFSRKNKNAEQFTMASGLIPGWAIGLSIYATFLSSNTFLGVPGKAYGGNWNAFVFSLSMPLAAWVAVKYFVPFYRGTGEISAYTHFEKRFGPWARTYAVVCFLLTQLARMGSVFFGIALSLQALTGISMKMIMLIMGIAIILYTVSGGIKAVIWTEVVQGIIKTLGAILIIYLVVTNIPGGFTKIMDIGKADHKFSLGDFSLNFTGPTFWVVLFYGFFINLNNFGMDQNYIQRYHAAKSTKEAAKSVWLCVWIYVPASFLFFVIGSCLYAYYSQHPDLILSIKHQAAIERLPLTATPEQISGLMTKLTPADYGDKIMPHFMVTKIPAGLVGIIVAAILSAAMSTISSGMNSSATVFTVDIYKRYFKPQLNEKQTLNLLHIGTVIFGLAGMGAGIAMIGVKSILDLWWQLSGIFAAGMLGLFLLGIISRQTRNHEAIIATLIGLVVILWLTFPTIIPDEYASLRSTLNTNMIIVAGTLTIFLTGILLTKTRQLSM
- a CDS encoding SusC/RagA family TonB-linked outer membrane protein; the encoded protein is MRKIFLLFAVLLLTGSTLMAQNRTITGTVRSNDKNEPLIGVAVQVKGSNVGTTTDTSGHFSLTATNLQSIVVGVRYIGYAYQEKTLRIGEMNADFKLVPISNSLDEVVVVGYGTQKKVHLTGAVATINTKAIQDIPTTNLSEALKGQLPNVSVSGGDTRPGAAGAITIRNPKFGNLNSVTTAPLYIIDDAFRTPADFNLLDQSEVESISILKDGAAAIYGVQGANGVIIVKTKRGKAGNAKVEYAGSYGLSDAAMLPKMMTGLQQATYLNDYYQTQNNYNLNELGFNTVTNAKVAGYYTPDELSYFANPANETYWLPVAWKTATVERHALNVSGGTDKATFFAGGSYVKQGSNFDGVNTDKWTYRASADAKVAKGLKVGLSVSGDIYQSKSFWFKTSGESLDDDVGTLAKTPQWTKYYIDGNPVLLTPSGNASKDNINFFEIQKSGDYTQQNNYILNVAANGRYDVPFVPGLSATITYNRNINNFFGKQYGSTHQFYQYSGTGTNGHIPGGTIVGTPPPIKNGDRVRLNPNYTNTYQLNDIINYQRKFGKHDISFLALYEQSENYMEGVAAEADGTFVGGKDNQNFTYGTQSSNQASLVKEYGRKAYATRLDYNYDSKYILQLAFRADANTNFAPGHQWGYFPSGSAGWVMSDENFFKDNLKFINFFKIRGSVGLLGNDNTSPWQFVNSYKFATGHAAVFGNGGGSSNTTLDRGTTVEPNILLANPDVTWDSNLKVDVGFDAEFFSNRLSVSADYYHDHRYNMLTKLSASVPFLIGAALPAENKLSINSFGYEISVGWKDHIGKDFTYNFNPYFAWSDARNVLIDQKPGDIGTYLDVAGKSDDPGFLGYRYLGIFKNQAQVDSWLTTHPGYTLFGEAPQPGMPYYQDVRGPKDANNQYTAPDGKINTEDLDYIAKKSSNHYNVGLNFGGSYKSITLGVTMGISYGGYGQVEGDAKETASALENAPAFWADHWTPTNQDAKYPAPYFSKQYDQPSALWYRSSTTFKVTNMNLSYNLPKKFADALGVASLRVYAVATNPFNFYNPYSDYRDNGSTFDTYPTIKTYSFGLNVGF
- a CDS encoding DUF3826 domain-containing protein, which encodes MRKYIITLMITFSGVMLACAQTSPAANSQDSYTQVITLRSGKIVDALGITDSVKFKKVLDIIVDQYRDLNNIYEERNAKRKQIKEQAGDDKTAANAKMADIDSNVNKQLKVLHSAYLSKLSTQLNAEQIDKVKDGMTYRVYPITYTAYQDELPNLTEEQKGKIKGWLIEARENAIDAESSEKKHAWFGKFKGRINNYLSAQGYDMKKEGEEWQKRIKERNAKN
- a CDS encoding RagB/SusD family nutrient uptake outer membrane protein, translated to MKKLYIIILAGCVYTLLSTSCKKVLNKQDLTSASPDLIFGDSVLVKQNVDFIYGQNLPNWYGNTGGSVSSTLNGICDEAYNDNKFMQGTLTNNDVNDIGSSNTSGPYNKIRIINTFLRDLAAGKLTPDTKKRFAAQVLFWRAYRYFDLVRLYGGVPLVLTPLDAVGDANKQAALLPRSKTSDCIKQIVADLDSAIKSLPQRWPDSKNDYGRITSQAAAAFKGRVLLTWASPEFNPTNDRARWQQAYDANLQAKNICDAAGNKLMPDYAGLWFVEGYSNTEAIMVTGYNSATGDQQKDNNGYDLSTRPAYTGTGNPSVSNQPIWEMVQSYPMLDGLAPNASTKYPYTLQSFYKNRDPRFDKTIGFNGCNWPINSNNAFRLWTYYYTDPSSNKIVTTEPITGSATTTGFYLRKAIDPTLAAANVMYSGNDWIEIRYAEVLLNLGECAAEIGNLNQGQEAYSALISLRQRAGVEAGGDGLYGLAPTMNHDQMINAIMLERKIELAYEGKRFWDLRRRNMLQSTLNGTRRSGIRITLNAGAPASLFPPYPGRDQLTADAAYAYFTITPVTLDNKYTLNVQTSVDFFGIPTATISSDPNILQNKGWGGSFDPQQ
- a CDS encoding dihydrodipicolinate synthase family protein, with product MEQKNKGFIPVMLTPFKSNGDVDYDALTRLTEMYLQAGASGLFANCLSSEMFELTGEERLQVIKHVIKVANGAVPVVATGTFGGEISKQADFVKRIHDAGTAAVIAITSLLADQNESDELFNDRVFELIDQTSSIPLGFYECPVPYKRLLSPSQLNAFVATGRVIYHKDTCLDINQVIQKLEAEKINPAFGLYDAYMAHAVESLKAGSAGLSCIQGNFFPEMIVWLCNNYANPVLQQEVDMVQQFLIDNMDVMHNVYPVVAKYCLTKRGLKISTTTRREVGNFTSSVRSQIEHLFSDYTHLQNSVGIKNY
- a CDS encoding AraC family transcriptional regulator, which produces MKPHFLKVAVKPQNSFSIRHDILPTFRGIWHYHPELELHYVIKGEGVRFIGDNISNFSPGEITLLGETLPHCWRCKDEYFQPDSGLNVEVIVIHFLPDCLGKYLLNLPEAYLLPKLFEKAKSGMVIGGTAKTELAKLMRKAVNATNLERIIVLLSILKILAENEDFDPIILSPNEFHQSNESDTIRLNKVCSYTLANYKTEISLEKIAAIGNLSVTSFCRYFKLMTKKTYFDFLTEIRISHACRFLIEDKLPTEVLCFECGYNNISNFYRHFKRVTKMTPLEYKRKYLKGQPTN